The Quercus robur chromosome 3, dhQueRobu3.1, whole genome shotgun sequence DNA segment tttccCGTTTCTAGGGTTTCGTTTCGTTTTTCATTTCCAGATTCTAGATTTTGAATtcatatatctctctctcagGTTTCGTTTTTCGAATCTCACGGATCTGGAGGGGCAACGGTTTCGATTATGAGCGATTGAAATGTCTGAGAATCATAGCTCAGAGCAGGTTCTGGAAGTTTCTGGAGCTCAGAACAGCAACTTTCTTGACTCAAATCCGGATCGTGCAATCCGGGCACCCGAAGAAGCTAACGGGTACTACGACCATGACCGAGTCAATCAGGTAATGAATTTATGATTGGTTGAAAGTATAGTAATTTTGATTTGATGTGAGAAATGGTTTATAATTTGTGCATATTAGTGAAGAGGTTGAGAAATGATTGCAGGAACCGGCGTTATTGTCGGTGATGGGTCGTGCTGAAAAcgataatgataatgataatgggGTTTCGGAGGAGGAAGAGGGGGGTGATTTTGTTGACTGCTCGGAAGAGTTGGTTTCTAGTGCTGAGAAGGAAGCAGCAGTTGTGGCAGTAGCGAGGGAAGAATCGGGGGATGATGGGGTTCGAGGAATCGAAAATGGGGTGTTGAATGGTTACGTGATGGATGAGCAGCCGGAACAACAACGACTGAGCAATGCACAGGAATACAAGGTCGAAAAATGTTGTTTAGTTGGGTAGTTTTGTTTAGTTACTCTTTGTGATTATCAATTTGGTATCAGAAATGCTATATGTCCGTAACGTTTTCACAATAGATTCTAAGTGACGGGTTGTTACTGATGAGCACTTCTCTTTTGGTATTGATTTGTGACTTTTGGCGTGCAGGACGAAAGAGAGGCGTTTGCTAGGGAAGTTGCTGAGCTTCGTCACGGGCTTAAGGCTCTGATTAATCATCAGCAGCCGTTGCTTGGTGAGAATGAGAGTGGGGAAAATGATAATAGCCCTTTGCTTGAAATGATAAAGGAATGCTCGCTGTTTGTGAAATTAGCTTCAGAGGACCGATTGCAGGCTGAGGCGACAATGAGAGAAATTCATGGTGTTGTTCTTATGAATGAACAAGAGATTGGAGATCTCAATGCACGGGTTTCTGAGTTATCAGTGTCGAATGATGCTGCGGCGTCTTATATGAGTTCGGTTCAGAATTCTTTGGAAGTATCGTTAGAAAAGGATCGGCATGTAGAGGATGTGGCAAACAGGATGTTAGCTTCTCTAGCATCGGTAGGTTATCAAGAAGAATCATTGGAGGATTCTATTAGTGGGAAAATAATTCAGGTTGAGAAAGGCAACTCTTTGTTGATTGAGAAGTACAATCAGATTCTTTCTGAAATTGATCGACTTAGGCAATGTTTGAACGAGACTGGGGTTGATATCAGGGTGCAAGAGGGTCATGGGACAATTTGTGTTGCTGCACGTGATGAGTTACTTGAGCTGAAAAGAAAGGAGGAGGATTTGACTGATAAAGTCAGACATCTAGAGGATGAAAATAGGAAATTAGTGGAACAACTTGACGGGCATAAAGAAATGGTTGAGAAAGTGAATGCAGAACTtgcaaacacaaaaatagaAGTTGAGCAGGAGAAGGTTAGGTGTGCTAATACCAAAGAGAAGCTTACCATGGCTGTGACAAAGGGAAAGGCATTGGTGCAACAGAGAGACTCATTGAAGCATTCTCTAGCTGATAAAACAAGTGAGCTTGAGAAATGTTTGATTGAATTGCAAGAGAAGTCTAGCGCATTGGAGTCTGCTGAACTAAGCAAGGAGGAATTGGTCAAAAGTGAAAATTTGATTGCATCTCTGCAGGAAACACTATCAGAAAGGACTTCCGTTcttgaaaaaattgaagaaattatGTCTGAGGCTGGTGTACCTGAGGAACTTCTTTCAATGGATATTAGAGAGAGATTTAGATGGCTTGTGGATGAGAGAAATATTCTAAAGGTTGTTTCACTGGAGTCTCAAAAATTGAAAGATGCTTTTTCCTCATTTGATCTACCAGAGACAGTTTCATCATCTGACTTGGAAGCTCGAGTGGGTTGGCTGAGGGAGTCATTTTACCGGGCTAAAGATGATGTAAATAGTTTGCAGGATGAAATTGCTAAAACAAGGGAAGCTGGCCTTAATGAGATTGACCGCTTAAGTGCTTCACTTTCAACAGCATTACAGGAAAAGGATTATTTTGAAACAGAGTTGGCTGATCTGATGAGGAAATATgaagaaattgttgaaaaagaaCTTCAGGTTACATTGGAGAAGGATCACTTAAGTGCTTCACTTTCAACAGCATTACAGGAAAAGGATTATCTTCAAACAGAGTTGGCTGAGCTGATGAGCAAATATGAAGAGATTGTTGTAAAAGAATGTCAAGTTACACTGGAGAAGGACCACTTAAGTGCTTCTCTTTCAGCAGAACTACAGGAAAAGGATTATTTTCAAACAGAGTTGGCCAACCTGATGGGAAAATACAAAGAGATTGTTGAAAAAGAGCATCAAGTTTCAGTGGAGAGGGATCAGATAGTGAAAATGTTGATTGAGGTTTCTGGAACTGAAATGGAAAAGGAAGAAGGGGTCTATCAGACTTTCTCTGACAATTCCAGTCTTGTTCACAGATGTTTTGAGAAGATAAAAGAACAGAGCAGTGCCATTTTGGATTCTTCCTATGTTAATGCAGAATTGTTTGAAAGAGTACAAAGTCTCTTGTATGTAAGGGATCACGAATTGATGCTGTGTGAGAAATTACTCGAAGAAGAGATGATGGTGAGATCAGAGGAAAAATTGATGAATGAGTTAAAGTTGGTTTCTGAAGAACTTGTAGCACTGAAAGAGGAAAAGAGCTCTCTATGGAAGGATCTTGAAAGATCAGAAGAGAAGTCTACTTTGATGGATAAATTGTCAAATGAGTTAAAGTTGGTATCTGAAGAACTTGTGGTGCTGAAAGAGGAAAAGAGCTCTCTACATAAGGATTTTGAAAGATTGGAAGGGGAGTCTGCTTTGGTGGAAAAACTGTCGAGTGAGTTAAAGTTGGTATCTGAAGAACTTGTAGCGCTGAAAGAGGAAAAGAGCTCTCTACAGAATGATGTTGAAAGATCAGAAGAGAAGTCCACTTTGGTGGAAAAACTGTCGAATGAGTTAAAATTGGTATCTGAAGAACTTGTAGTGCTGAAAGAGGAAAATAGCTCTCTACAAAGGGATCTTGAAAGATTGGAAGAGAAGTCTGCTTTGGTGGAAAAACTGTCGAATGAGTTAAAATTGGTATCTGAAGAACTTGTAGCGCTGAAAGAGGAAAATAGCTCTCTACAAAGGGATCTTGAAAGATTGGAAGAGAAGTCTGCTTTGGTGGAAAAACTGTCGAATGAGTTAAAGTTGTTATCTGAAGAACTTGTAGCACTGAAAGAGGAAAAGAGTTCACTTCATAATGATCTAGAAAGATCGGAAGAGAAGTCTGCTTTGGTGGAAAAACTGTCGAATGAGTTAAAATTGGTATATGAAGAACTTGTAGCACTGAAAGAGGAAAAGAGCTCACTTCAGAATGATCTTGAAAGATCAGAAGAGAAGTCCACTTCAGTGGAAAAACTGTCGAATGAGTTAAAATTGGTATCTGAAGAACTTGTAGTGCTGAAAGAGGAAAAGAGCTCTCTACAGAAGGATCTTGAAAGATCGGAAGAGAAGTCTGCTTTGGTGGAAAAACTGTCAAATGAGTTAAAGTTGGTATCTGAAGAACTTGTAGAATTGAAAGAGGAAAAGAGCTCTTTATGGAAGGATCTTGAAAGATCAGAGGAGAAGTCCACTTTGGTGGATAAATTTTCAAATGAGTTAAAGTTGGTATCTGAAGAACTTGTAGCGCTGAAAGAGGAAAAGAGCTCTCTACAGAAGGATCTTGAAAGATTGGAAGAGAAGTCTACTTTGGTGGAAAAAGTGTCGAATGAGTTAAAGTTGGTTTCTGAAGAACTTGTAGCACTGAAAGAGGAAAAGAGCTCTCTACAGAAGGATCTTGAAAGATCGGAAGAGAAGTCTGCATTGGTGAGGGAGAAGTTATCCATGGCAGTTAAGAAAGGCAAGGGATTGGTTCAAGATCGGGAGAACTTgaaaaagcttctggatgaaaAGAACTCAGAAATTCAGAAGTTGAAGCTCGAGTTACAGCAGCAAGAATCTGCAGTCATTGACTGCAGAGATCAGATTAAAACATTGTCTACTGACGTAGAGCACATCCCAAAGTTGGAGGCTGATCTTGCTGCGATGAAAGATCAACGTGATCAACTTGAGCAATTCTTATTGGAGAGCAATAAAATTTTACAGAAAGTGGTTGAATCTATTGATGGCATCGTTCTTCCTGTTGATACAGTTTTTGATGAGCCCGTAGGAAAGGTGAATTGGCTTTCTGGGTACATTAATGAATGCCTGGAAGCTAAGACGCATGTAGAGCAGGAGTTGGGTAAGGTGAAAGAGGATGCGAATACCTTGGTTAGTGAGTTAGCAGAAGCCCAAGCAACTGTGAAATCACTGGAAGACGCATTGTCAGTTGTGGAGAACAATGTTACTCAACTAGCTGAAGAAAAGAGGGAATTAGAAGTTGGAAAGACAAATATTGAACAAGAGTTACAGAAAGCAGTAGAAGAAGCTTGTTCCCAGACCAGCAAGTTTGTCGAGGCTTTTGCAACTAGGAAGTCACTTGAAGAGGCCTTATCACTGGCAGAAAATAATATATCTGTGCTGTtcagagagaaagaagaggCTCAAGTAAGTAAAACTGCTGCAGAGATGGAACTGGAGAAAGTGAAAGAAGAGGTTGCTATTCAGACCAGCAAACTAACGGAGGCCTTCAAAACTATAAAGTCACTTGAAGATTCACTGTCTCAGGTAGAGACTAATGTTGCTTTGCTGACTGAGCAAAATAATGATGCACAAGTTGGTAGAACTAATTTGGAGAATGAGCTAAAAAAGCTGCAAGAGGAAGCGGGGTCCCAAGCTAACAAGCTGGCAGATTCATATGCAACAATAAAATCGCTGGAAGATGCGCTGTTGAGGGCAGAAGATGATATTTCTGTACTTCAAggtgaaaagaaaaatgcagaAGAGGAACTATTGTCACTTAATTCCAAGTTAAATGCATGCATGGAAGAGTTGGCTGGAACCAGTGGCAGTTTTGAAAGCAAATCTATAGAGCTTGCTGGACACCTTAATGATCTTCAAGTGATTATGAAAGATGAGACTCTGTTATCAAGGGTAAAAGAATGCTTTGAGAAGAAATTCGAGAGCTTGAGAAAAATGGATCTCAttcttaaaaacataaagaCCCATTTTGTAGAAGTGGATTTAGAAAAGCTGCAAAGTCACCATGTCATGGAGGTAACCTTATACGAgcatgtgtgtgtatacatcaaaatttttcttgttgagtgatttttttttttttttggggggggggggggggggggggggggttgtgggGGGGTCTGTGCATGTTATTTTGGTAGATCTCCATATGTGTGTATTTAGATTTTGCCTTTTTGTACTTGATTCTGTGACTAGTAATTACCTTCACCTATATAATCGTTATGAGTGCATCAACTTCAATTAGCCAATCTGTCTGGGTCTTTAAATCAGAATTGTTAGCATTGAGTATTGACAAGGcattttcaattataattagAATTATCAATGGAAAAGAATATACCACTGGTTTGGAATATGTATGCTCAAGTGGATCACTTGTTTGCTTTAAAAAACAGACGACAGTTGccaattttttggttctttattAGTGGTTGTGGATCTCTCTTGCTAACATGctctctttttctatttaaGAATGCAGAATGAATCTAAagcttttctctttctcctatctaatcttttccatcttttctcTAATTGGCTTGTTTTATTTATTCCAGGATGATTTAAATGTTATGAACTCTTTCTCAGATAGCCTCAACAATATTGTTGATGTTGAAATTGATAACAGCTGGGTGAGTGCTGCAGATGGTGACAATATTTCTTCACAATTTAGAAAGACTGTGGAAGGGTTCCAGTCgagaaacaaaattatttatgataaaGTCGAAGGTTTTTCATCTTTTATAGATGAGTGTATCGCAGGTTTGTTGAGAAAATTACAGGAAACACAGGATGGTGTAGTATTTGTACTTGATCACATTGAATCtttgaaacaaaaatcaaagaatctgGAAATGATTCAACAGGAACAGGAGACCACTATAGCCATGTTAGAAAATGATGTTGCGACTTTGTTGTCTGCTTGTGCTGATGCTACGAGAGAACTGCAGATTGAAGTGAAGAACAATCTATTGGAACTTATCTCTGTTCCTGAGCTTGAGAAGTTGAACCATACTTTGTCTTTAGAAATGAGAGAGACTGATGGAGATGCCACAGTTGAGCAGCAACAAAGGCTTGATGGCAACAAACATGTTGATGCTGcaaataagttgttattggcaACTAGAAAATTTCAATCTCTGGTTAAACAGTTTGATAGCACAAGTAATGTGGCAGCCGCTACAGTTGAAGAATTGCAAAATAAATTGAAACAAAGTAGAATAAGTCTTGAAAATGCTATTGAAGAAAGGGATCTAAACCAAGATAGAGTTTCCAAGCTAGAGAGTGAGGTAGAAGAATTGCAAACTTCATGCAGTGAGCTGAGGCTTAAACTAAATGATTCTCATTCCAAAGAGGAAAAGTTAAAGGAAAGAGAGGCAGAAATTTCCTCGCTGTCCAATACTTTgttaatgaaagaaaaaggtaaACATCTTTGATGGGATCTTGCTGCACAAATCTATTttggttgttattattttttcatttttcttctgaCTTCTTTGTTCATATTTGTTGTTTCAGAGGCAGAAGACTCCCTTCTGTCAGCATCCCAAGTGAAAACACTCCTTGACAAAGTTGGAGGGATTGAAATCCCTATGGCAGAGTCAGAAGTTGGAGACCTGGTGCCCCATAATTCTGCTCATGTAAAGAAGCTCTTTTACATTATTGATACTGTTACTGAGTTGCAGCAGCAAGTGAGGTTATTGTCTCATGACAAAGAAGAGCTGCAATCAACAATTACAACACAGATTCTGGAAATTGAGCATCTGAAGGAGGAAGTTGAGGAACTTGTCAGGGACAGACAAGATTCCGAAAAAGTGAAGGATGAACTGTCTGAGCTCACTTTTGGTTTGGAGAAAATTATAGGTATTTTAGGAGGTGAATTGTTTGACCAAAAATCTGCTGGTGTCAAGGGACTTCTGTCAGTATTAGAAAAGCAGGTTGTGACCATGCCTTTGgaattggaaaattcaaaatcaaaagctCAGGAGCTTGGCACAAAGTTGTCTGCAAGCCAAAAGGTTGTGGATGAATTGTCAATCAAAGTTAAAGTTCTTGAAGACTCACTTCAAGATAGGAGTGCTCAGACAGAGATTGTTCAGGAAAGGAGCATCTTTGAAGCTCCCTCATTGCCTACAGGGTCCGAGATATCTGAAATTGAAGATGcggtaattattgaattacatgattttttaatataattttcttcatgcatgatttttttgtttctctgaACAAAGTTTTCACGGATAAATATTAAGCAAACTGTGTTGGTTTTTGGATCTCAAAAGACCTTAGGTTCAGGTCTTGCAGATGTTCCAGTAAGACAATTTTTGTTTCTCTGAACAAAGTTTTCACGGATAAATATTAAGCAAACTGTGTTGGTTTTTGGATCTCAAAAGACCTTAGGTTCAGGTCTTGCAGATGTTCCAGTAAGACAAATtagattaattaatatattctatatatatatctgtacTGCCTATAGAGTGTCGTTTTTTGGTGATCTATGTGGCCAACCTAATTGTTAAAACTTTCCATTGGAAAAGTTAAAGCTTTCTTCAAtcctttttcttgttctctctTCCCTAatgaatttcaaaacttaagttggatattgaaaaaagaaagatgtagTTCAGGCAAAGGAGTAATGATATGTAACACAATTTGGGTAGACTTGCTGTTAGGTGACTCAAAATTGTCCTCTCCAAATAATAGAGAAGATGCGTGTATAAAGCATTTCTTGCCATATGCAGGGCTCACTTGGGCAGACTACAAAATCTCCTGTCCCGCCAGCCACTGTTGCAAGAACTGTGCGAAAGGGTTCGGCTGAGCATCTCGCAATCAATGTTGATGTGGAATCTGAACGTTTGATCAACAATGAGGGAAGTGATGAGGACAAAGGTTTGCATTCTATCTCATCTTCATCCAAATATTCAGTTTAGAAAGCTCAGGTAATTGACGtatgtttttttctcttatcCAGGTCATGTATTCAAGTCTCTGAACACGTCAGGTCTCATTCCAAAACAAGGAAAGTTGATTGCAGATCGAGTTGATGGAATCTGGTAACATGCCATATCATCTGCTTTAGTTTATGTTTCAATTACTGTATTGAAATTTGGAACCTAATCTACTAACTGGCGAATAAAGTCATAACTGAGTTGGATTATGTTCTATATACAGACTCGATACTAAGTTTCTTTTTAATCTGTACATGCAGGGTATCCGGTGGTCGACTTTTGATGAGTCGTCCCCAAGCAAGGCTAGGCCTTATTGCCTATTCACTCTTATTGCATATATGGCTGTTGGCAACGATTTTGTGACGAATTCTTTGATCATCTGTTCTCTGGATCATACCGCAACAATATTCTTAGTCTGCAAGTTGTATCATAGATAAATaacatttctattttttttcccattcttTTATGGTCACGGTGGTTAACATGTTCATATTTTACATATCACCATATTGATTCTctgaaatcatatttttttaggGGTTCAGGGAATACATGCCTCTCTGCTTTTAGAGAGATGTATCACTTTAGTTACTTAATAAGTCTTTTGTCCTGTTGGAATTTTGAGCTATAGTTTCAAGTTTGGTAGATAAACATGAAATGTAAGTGGTGACACACCATTTGTTCTAGACTTCTAGTATCTCTGTGTTAACTATGCGGACTTTGAGGATTGGTGCTGAGACTGAGAATGATCTTCATTGAAATCGGAAATTATTTctgaaatattttaattatctaCAACTTATTGTTGAGCAAATTAAAACTCATAGTTATCCAATTTAATTCCAATAAGCACCGAGAGATATTTGAATCTCAATTTTGCCTATCTGGACTAAATTCTGAATACAAATATTAACTTGTACTAAGTTATTAATTCAAGAattgtaaaccaaaaaaaaaaaaaaaaacctacaaaattaAATATCTATTTATATTACAGGAGTTAATTTCTtcttaagggttttttttttatataaataaaattggatTTAATACGTATTAGTCatatctacttttttttcttttttcctttttcccttgAAACGTATGGAGTGGACGAGGATTATTCAAAAAtaaccatttaatttttttttaattaaaaaaatagaggatTGAGATTGAGAGAAGCTTTCTCCTCGTTTGGTCCTTGAATATTCTGAATTTCCAAAACTATCCCCCAAATGGCCACGTGGCGATAGCTGAAAATTTAGACAGAGAGTAAACAAACGGTTGGGAAGAGTTGAACTCTCAGTAGTTCAATGTTCTCAGTTCTTACTTTCTCAGCCTCAGAGAATTTGAACATCTTTCTTCTGCTTTTCCCAGCAAAACTCAAATAAGGTTTGGTTTTCTCTGAATTCCAGTtgctttaccaaaaaaaatatagagctTACTTTCTTTAcccatttcttttctctttataatTGAAGTAGTAGTTGGAATTTAACAGACATCCAAAGTGAAGTGCACCCATTTGGATTTTGAAGCTGctatctttttatatatatatgggtttgCTCACTATAAACTGTTGGTGGACCAGAACAAACAATTTCTCTACAACCCTCTTTCCTTACAGAGCATCTACCTTCATGGGTTAGTTTTTTCAAACCCCCtttaatttatttctctctctctttatgtTTTGCTAAGTTTATATTTCacaaacacacatatatttatatataaagaacaGTTATTTGTATGTTATTCTTAAACATTTCCATTAAGGCAGATAGGGGGTTGTGCGTTGATCATTCGTTTTGGTTCATGCATATAAGAGTTGGGTCAGACATTGCTCCTTATAAAGCCTTATTTAGTGCTGGTGTTTAATTTCCCAAATGTTGTGGTTGCAGCACAATGATAGTGATATTTTGTTGGTCCTATATATGGACCTGGGATGTTATTATGTAGGCTTGCAAATATGGGAGGGGATTTCTGAGACTTGGGTCTTAAGTCTTGACTGTGTATTAGGAAGAAATTACTTTATAATAGCACAGAGGGATCGAATCAAATGAGGAAGGGACAAGAACTAGTCCTCGTTTAGGCTTTGTACTACAAATAATGGAATATTTCATAATTTcatctgtttttttttcttggttgcTTTATATTATGAAGTACAATAACAATGCAACCTCAAGATGCTATTCTATTTTGAAATTCTACACTAACATTACAATCTTAATAGCAAGCTGCCCCATCTAACAGCATTGACATATTCCTAGCTGAGAAGCTCTATTTTTAGTCTTGCAGTATTTCATTTTCCATTGACAATGTACTTGTTATTTGTTAAATGCTTAATTTTTGTATGACTGTCCAAATGTGATTAGGCGGGAAGTTTATTCACCTCTATGATGCGGAACAGGTTGTACTTTCTACATTGCACAGTGtaatattctcttctttttagcAATTTGATGTTAAATCTGAGAAAAATTGCAGaacttttgtttttctatcATCTCACACTAATATAATTCTTTTTGCAGGGTTTTAGATTTGATACAAGGGCTTTTGCAAGCCGGAATTCAGTGAAGAAATTGAGAAGAAATAGACAACCACCTGAAATTGTAGCAGATATTCCTCCCACAAAAGATGATTATGTTCAAGATGAAAACTCAGCTTCCTCTTTTGAAAATTCAGTTGATCAGAATTCTACAATAAAGCCTTCCAGGAGTACTGTGCTTCAGGCATGTACCATCACTTCTGGATTAATAGCGGCTTTGGGTATAATACTTCGTCAGGTATGCTTACTCTCATGCATCACTACCTTGGCATTCTACTCTATTTTTGCCTAAGAGTGATATTTCTGGGATTGTAAGAAGCCACCTAGTCATACTCATGTCATTTCCGCTCCGTTTTGGTTTCTCATTGTGTTATTTGAATTAAACGCTTCCTCCTTTTTTACCTTGTggattcttcctttttttctgtTTAGATTGAATCACTACTTAAGAGTGGAATCAAAATTGTGAGACAATTTCAGAAGTTTGAATtaggaatattttattttatgatgatGTAAATGCGCTACACCCAGTTCCCCCTTTCTTTATCCTCTTGTTTGTGACAAACAATGCATCCTTGTATCCACTTATAACGTGCGAGTAATGTTCTGTCATATTGTTAAATAGCAATCAGTGCCATAGgactttttttctatttaatatcaatattttatgtTCACGCCAAACACCAGTCATAAAACTTTGTTACTTAATGTTCTTGATTTTAGTCAGGACATGTCACTTTGGAGTAAAGGAGAATTCTCAATTTcactataataaaaattaaaaaatttcatgggcAACATTATGTTTGGTCAATCATCTGGATCTTAATTTTGTTCTCTAATTGCTATTTGCAGGTATCCCATGTTGCATCAGTGGAAGGATTGCCAATCCTTGACTGCTCCGCAGAAGTATCATGTATAAATTTTGTGTTCACTTcttattgcaaaattttcattgactttttttattgttctccCTTTTCAGATTCAACATCCTGCTTCTTTCCGCAGAATGCAAAAGAGacattttctttgaaaataacTTTTTGGAAAACTGAGCAGACAGGATAGTGAAAATCATCTAAAATGAATAGTTGTCCTAAAAGGCTAAAACATGATTAACATTTCTGGGAAGCAGCCCATCAGCCAATGGCAGTGGAATAGCAGACACCAAATGCAAATCAAattattggttttgtttttctagATTTTGAAAGCTCAATTGTACTTTCTCGTGGATATGAAAtataattttgggttttgattttcaaaaaagatGTTACTAGAATAATCAAAATTTGCTCATTTTTCAAATCTGCAAAAAGGATTAGAAATCTATTGAAATATAGAATATGCTGAtgctttattaaaataattttcctgATAATTATATAATGTGGAGAATGTCATTCTAATATGGAATCATCTTTCCAatattctatattttatttttatacaaccTTTTTGCCTCTTATGTTGTAGACTGGAATTGGGCATTTCATTACTTAAAAGAGTGTCATGTTTTCCCCATGTACAGTTGGTTTTGAGATGTGGCATCTTGAGTTGATTACAGGAATAGTTGTATTGATATCATCAAGCCGATATCTACTACTGAAGACATGGCCAGATTTTGCTGAGTCTAGTGAAGCAGCCAATCAGCAGGTAGCTGTACTGATTTTCCTAACTGTCTCTAGAGGGACTCGTacatatcatttaatttttgtaatgaaTTAACATCTCTACAACTGTCAGCATAGCTAGAATTATATATTGGATGGTTGAGAAAAGTACACCCCCCCCaccctctcccccccccccccccccccccaacaaaaccCTTAtctcccccaaaaaaagaaaaagaagtcaCTGCTCCAGTTGAGTTGATATTGTACCAATCCTTAGCTGCTTTGACGAATTCCAACAACATCCTATATTTGATGCAGGTCCTTGCTTCACTTCAGATTTTGGATTACATAATTGTTGCATTCCTGCCTGGTATTAGTGAGGTaataagcaaagaaaaatgtttttatcatttgtgtgtgtgtgtgtgtttttgtttttaattatagttCTATTAAGAGTGCATTGTTACATATGCTGGTTCATGGTTGACTAGGAATTGCTTTTCCGTGGTGCATTGCTACCACTTTTTGGATTCAATTGGAAGAGTGTCTTTTTGGTTGCCGCTATTTTTGGTGTTCTACACGTCGGCAGTGGCCGAAAGTATTCCTTTGCTCTCTGGTATTCATCTTCTTGACATGATAAAGATTTCATTTTCTCCAAATTAATTTATGAATCAATTGCATTGACTCTCTACTTTACCTTATTTAAATTAAGAGTAGGCATATATCCTCTTCATTTAGTCCCTACTAATATTTAGTATGCCCTTCTTGCTGCATCTTCTACTTTCCATTCTCTGATAGCTCTAACTTTCAAAGCAAATGTGATGCCTTCACTGGTCCATTTAAGGCAGAAATTAAACATTGAGTAGTTATCCATCATCTTATAAGTGAACAGCTCTAACAGCCTTTGGACATCCAGCCATGGATTATATTTTATAGTTAGTGTTTTGCAAATAGAATTCATATTAGGAGACCTAGTGTTCAAATCCTCCCTCCCCATTGTTGTcgaattatttataaaaataaaattataaattataaataaaaaaatcagaagAAGTTTGGATTGTATTGTTTGATGTCCTATGGAATAATCTTCAAACTATTCAGGCACTGTGGGCTCCAATTAATCAGGATTTTGGTGTTTGACATGTTTCAGGGCAACTTTTGTTGGGCTTGTGTATGGTTATGCCACAATTATGTCTTCTAGCCTTATTGTGCCAATGGCTTCTCACGCGATAAACAATCTGGTTGGAGGGATTTTGTGGCGATACACCTCAAAATCATCAGAGAAGTTATAAGACAATTACAATCTGCCTCATTTTCAGTTGTtagggaaaaaa contains these protein-coding regions:
- the LOC126718307 gene encoding trans-Golgi network-localized SYP41-interacting protein 1 is translated as MSENHSSEQVLEVSGAQNSNFLDSNPDRAIRAPEEANGYYDHDRVNQEPALLSVMGRAENDNDNDNGVSEEEEGGDFVDCSEELVSSAEKEAAVVAVAREESGDDGVRGIENGVLNGYVMDEQPEQQRLSNAQEYKDEREAFAREVAELRHGLKALINHQQPLLGENESGENDNSPLLEMIKECSLFVKLASEDRLQAEATMREIHGVVLMNEQEIGDLNARVSELSVSNDAAASYMSSVQNSLEVSLEKDRHVEDVANRMLASLASVGYQEESLEDSISGKIIQVEKGNSLLIEKYNQILSEIDRLRQCLNETGVDIRVQEGHGTICVAARDELLELKRKEEDLTDKVRHLEDENRKLVEQLDGHKEMVEKVNAELANTKIEVEQEKVRCANTKEKLTMAVTKGKALVQQRDSLKHSLADKTSELEKCLIELQEKSSALESAELSKEELVKSENLIASLQETLSERTSVLEKIEEIMSEAGVPEELLSMDIRERFRWLVDERNILKVVSLESQKLKDAFSSFDLPETVSSSDLEARVGWLRESFYRAKDDVNSLQDEIAKTREAGLNEIDRLSASLSTALQEKDYFETELADLMRKYEEIVEKELQVTLEKDHLSASLSTALQEKDYLQTELAELMSKYEEIVVKECQVTLEKDHLSASLSAELQEKDYFQTELANLMGKYKEIVEKEHQVSVERDQIVKMLIEVSGTEMEKEEGVYQTFSDNSSLVHRCFEKIKEQSSAILDSSYVNAELFERVQSLLYVRDHELMLCEKLLEEEMMVRSEEKLMNELKLVSEELVALKEEKSSLWKDLERSEEKSTLMDKLSNELKLVSEELVVLKEEKSSLHKDFERLEGESALVEKLSSELKLVSEELVALKEEKSSLQNDVERSEEKSTLVEKLSNELKLVSEELVVLKEENSSLQRDLERLEEKSALVEKLSNELKLVSEELVALKEENSSLQRDLERLEEKSALVEKLSNELKLLSEELVALKEEKSSLHNDLERSEEKSALVEKLSNELKLVYEELVALKEEKSSLQNDLERSEEKSTSVEKLSNELKLVSEELVVLKEEKSSLQKDLERSEEKSALVEKLSNELKLVSEELVELKEEKSSLWKDLERSEEKSTLVDKFSNELKLVSEELVALKEEKSSLQKDLERLEEKSTLVEKVSNELKLVSEELVALKEEKSSLQKDLERSEEKSALVREKLSMAVKKGKGLVQDRENLKKLLDEKNSEIQKLKLELQQQESAVIDCRDQIKTLSTDVEHIPKLEADLAAMKDQRDQLEQFLLESNKILQKVVESIDGIVLPVDTVFDEPVGKVNWLSGYINECLEAKTHVEQELGKVKEDANTLVSELAEAQATVKSLEDALSVVENNVTQLAEEKRELEVGKTNIEQELQKAVEEACSQTSKFVEAFATRKSLEEALSLAENNISVLFREKEEAQVSKTAAEMELEKVKEEVAIQTSKLTEAFKTIKSLEDSLSQVETNVALLTEQNNDAQVGRTNLENELKKLQEEAGSQANKLADSYATIKSLEDALLRAEDDISVLQGEKKNAEEELLSLNSKLNACMEELAGTSGSFESKSIELAGHLNDLQVIMKDETLLSRVKECFEKKFESLRKMDLILKNIKTHFVEVDLEKLQSHHVMEDDLNVMNSFSDSLNNIVDVEIDNSWVSAADGDNISSQFRKTVEGFQSRNKIIYDKVEGFSSFIDECIAGLLRKLQETQDGVVFVLDHIESLKQKSKNLEMIQQEQETTIAMLENDVATLLSACADATRELQIEVKNNLLELISVPELEKLNHTLSLEMRETDGDATVEQQQRLDGNKHVDAANKLLLATRKFQSLVKQFDSTSNVAAATVEELQNKLKQSRISLENAIEERDLNQDRVSKLESEVEELQTSCSELRLKLNDSHSKEEKLKEREAEISSLSNTLLMKEKEAEDSLLSASQVKTLLDKVGGIEIPMAESEVGDLVPHNSAHVKKLFYIIDTVTELQQQVRLLSHDKEELQSTITTQILEIEHLKEEVEELVRDRQDSEKVKDELSELTFGLEKIIGILGGELFDQKSAGVKGLLSVLEKQVVTMPLELENSKSKAQELGTKLSASQKVVDELSIKVKVLEDSLQDRSAQTEIVQERSIFEAPSLPTGSEISEIEDAGSLGQTTKSPVPPATVARTVRKGSAEHLAINVDVESERLINNEGSDEDKGHVFKSLNTSGLIPKQGKLIADRVDGIWVSGGRLLMSRPQARLGLIAYSLLLHIWLLATIL